CTCCCCCGAAGTCCGGACACGGTGACCTCTTCAGACGCCATCATCTGCCCACAGGAAACATCTTTCACCCGAATGGGGCAAGAAGTGATCTGGAGCCCTGTTCTGCCACCTACCGTACGACGGACTGGCGGCAGGCATGATGGACAGCGATGTCCGACGCAACCGAGACTCCTGAATCATCGCCGTCGAAGTCCGGCGCGATGAACACGCGACTCGTGATGATCGGCGCCGCCGCAGGCGCGCTGATCGTCCTGACCGCGTCCGCGTTCTCCCTGCTGCCCGGCGATCGATCGGGCGACACGGCCAATGCGGGCGGCGGCCGACCCGGAACGGGTCAACAACAACCGCAGCAGGCGCCGTTGCTCTTCGAGACCGAACCGGGCGAATGCCTGACGTGGGCCGAGACCGACGCCTCCGATATCCGCCCGGTGACCTGCGGCGAACCGCATCTGATGGAGGTCGCGGGTTCGATCGACCTCGAGACCCTGCCCCCGGAGGACGAGGCGGCGGCCGATGGCGAGATGGTCGAGGGCGCTGAATCCGGTGTCGGGGCCGGCGCCGGAGCGGGCGGCGTCGAAGGCGACACGACCGGCTCGGAAGACGAGGCAGGCGCCGAGGACGAGCCTGCCGAGTCGCCCTATGGCGAGGATGCGTCGTTCCCGGACACCGACACCTGGTTGGCGCTCAAGGACACCCACTGCCTGCCGCAGGCCAGCGAGTATCTGGACGGGATGCTCGACCCCTTCGGCCGATTCCAGGTCAATGCCTTCACCCCGAGCGCGGAGAGCTGGGAAGACGGCGACCGGACCATGTACTGCGGCCTGCAGTGGCCCGCCACCTCGGGTGGTCTCTATCCGATCGTCGGGGAGATCTCGACGCTGAGCCAGGCCAACGTGCACGAACCCGGCGTGTGCCTCGGCATCAACGCGGGCGCGGTGACCGATCCGGTCGACTGCGCCGAACCGCATTCCCAGGAGATCGTGGAGATCTACGACCTCAGCGAGGGATTCGAGATCCACCCATCGGATGCCGATCAGGACTCCTATCTACAACCGCTGTGCAGGCAGGCATCGACCGACTACGCCGGTGGCCCGGTCAGCGAGCAGGGGCTCATCTACGCCTGGGACCTCCTACCGCTGGAGAGCTGGGAAGCGGGAACCTTCCAGGTCAAGTGCTACGTGGCCGCGGTGTTGCCGGATGAGAGCGGGATCGCGCCCATCACCGGCAGCGTGAAGGGCGAGTTCGAGGTCAGCGAGGACGAGG
This Actinoalloteichus hymeniacidonis DNA region includes the following protein-coding sequences:
- a CDS encoding septum formation family protein, with product MSDATETPESSPSKSGAMNTRLVMIGAAAGALIVLTASAFSLLPGDRSGDTANAGGGRPGTGQQQPQQAPLLFETEPGECLTWAETDASDIRPVTCGEPHLMEVAGSIDLETLPPEDEAAADGEMVEGAESGVGAGAGAGGVEGDTTGSEDEAGAEDEPAESPYGEDASFPDTDTWLALKDTHCLPQASEYLDGMLDPFGRFQVNAFTPSAESWEDGDRTMYCGLQWPATSGGLYPIVGEISTLSQANVHEPGVCLGINAGAVTDPVDCAEPHSQEIVEIYDLSEGFEIHPSDADQDSYLQPLCRQASTDYAGGPVSEQGLIYAWDLLPLESWEAGTFQVKCYVAAVLPDESGIAPITGSVKGEFEVSEDEETVEQPEITPGAPLPDPMGPPMHGDHDATNPDEEGEGGEEGDGEGGEDEESPDEEDGTDEDTEQDGTESNDGG